One window from the genome of Grus americana isolate bGruAme1 chromosome 2, bGruAme1.mat, whole genome shotgun sequence encodes:
- the NPVF gene encoding pro-FMRFamide-related neuropeptide VF produces MKVISTKKFILFALATVVFLTSNSMCLDELMKSSLQSREDDDDKYYEIKDNILEEKQRSLNFQEMKDWGSKNVIKMNPPTVNKMPNSIANLPLRFGRNYLEERSIKPFANLPLRFGRAFGENIPRRAPKVSHRLGRSPLVKSYSQPLLNLPQRFGKSLSVNLSQDVQESEPGI; encoded by the exons atgaaagtaatttcaaCCAAGAAGTTTATTCTATTTGCTTTAGCTACGGTGGTCTTTCTAACATCGAATAGTATGTGCCTAGATGAACTGATGAAGTCcagtctgcagagcagagaagacGATGACGATAAATATTACGAG attaAAGATAATAtcttggaagaaaagcagaggagtcTCAATTTTCAAGAAATGAAAGACTGGGGAtcaaaaaatgtcattaaaatgaaCCCTCCTACAGTAAACAAGATGCCAAATTCCATTGCCAATTTACCTCTTAGgtttggaagaaattatttagaagAAAGAAGCATTAAACCATTTGCTAATTTGCCTCTGAGATTTGGGAGAGCTTTTGGAGAGAACATACCTAGGCGTGCTCCAAAGGTATCACACAGGCTTGGGAGATCTCCACTTGTTAAAAGTTACAGTCAACCACTTCTAAATTTGCCACAAAGGTTTGGGAAGTCACTGTCCGTCAATCTGTCTCAAGATGTTCAGGAATCTGAACCAG GGATATGA
- the C2H7orf31 gene encoding LOW QUALITY PROTEIN: uncharacterized protein C7orf31 homolog (The sequence of the model RefSeq protein was modified relative to this genomic sequence to represent the inferred CDS: inserted 3 bases in 2 codons; substituted 4 bases at 4 genomic stop codons): protein MLLHHLSHYYREIEGTKILSRTFECNEVLTPLQIPSHPTVSQDRYKEFRESFHCCKLPRGAEREHGGIALLVLPEDHRAEDKPPCTFAKRHQHYGSGVNPTWPRLHKPPDSLAKPLCLLLPSSHPYQTHISRYALFPDFRSPEDXDTGIDAVGHQPFHPNTPTKAFHVVVLRNTGNKLNISPGGNQYRCEVVSIPSDSQKKAVHELRQITNMLRNIERXMGITTYSQDCTGRSSMNPLMLDNYYVKAVGRLTGELGEDMELKETFLPGVSQVRPLEGHTAGLLQGXRPHESILQEQYSCHEQATLSQTCYQKVHYLDTRLQINKLQKITDTLQTEALYRRQLSGRPELESLPQSACSISYKDFKPRHLDQHTVWENPVRLSKPGLLLDVKSEESIILLHNLXYQEACHPALRPEDKPRDXALPEWIPSCEVPRRQTALLELQHSFSNTAAQKSFHDSVRRETKDLRDNITEGKRHKFCGXHAFYFFN, encoded by the exons ATGCTGCTGCATCACCTGTCCCACTACTATAGAGAAATTGAGGGAACCAAAATCCTATCAAGAACCTTTGAGTGCAATGAGGTACTAACTCCACTTCAAATTCCTTCCCATCCAACTGTCTCACAAGACAGG tataaagagTTCAGGGAATCCTTTCACTGCTGCAAGCTTCCCAGGGGAGCAGAAAGGGAGCATGGAGGAATTGCATTACTTGTATTGCCAGAAGACCACAGGGCAGAGGACAAGCCTCCATGTACGTTTGCTAAAAGACATCAACATTATGGTAGTGGTGTAAACCCAACTTGGCCAAG GCTTCATAAACCACCAGACAGTTTGGCTAA ACCACTGTGCCTGCTACTTCCCAGCTCTCATCCCTACCAGACACATATCTCTAGGTACGCCTTGTTCCCAGACTTCAGATCACCTGAGGATTGAGACACTGGGATCGATGCAGTAGGTCATCAGCCTTTCCATCCCAATACCCCTACCAAGGCTTTTCATGTGGTTGTTTTGAGGAACACTGGG AACAAGTTAAATATTTCCCCTGGAGGTAATCAATATAGGTGTGAAGTTGTTAGTATTCCCTCTGACTCCCAGAAGAAGGCTGTGCACGAGCTCAGACA AATAACCAATATGCTACGAAACATTGAAA CTATGGGGATCACAACATACAGTCAGGACTGCACAG GAAGAAGTTCTATGAATCCCCTTATGCTGGATAACTATTACGTGAAAGCAGTTGGCAGATTAACTGGAGAACTAGGTGAAGACATGGAACTA aaagaaacatttctgcctGGTGTCTCACAAGTGAGACCTCTTGAAGGGCACACTGCAGGTTTACTTCAAGGTTGACGTCCCCATGAATCAATTCTGCAAGAACAGTACTCCT GCCACGAGCAGGCCACTCTGTCTCAGACATGCTACCAGAAAGTTCATTATCTGGATACAAGACttcaaataaacaaacttcagaaaatcaCTGACACATTGCAAACAGAAGCATTGTACAGGAGGCAGCTTTCAGGAAGGCCTGAACTTGAATCCCTTCCACAATCTGCATGTTCCATTTCTTACAAAGACTTCAAGCCCAGACATTTGGATCAACATACAGTATGGGAAAACCCAGTTCGTCTAAGTAAGCCGGGCTTACTGCTAGATGTAAAGAGTGAGGAAAGCATAATTTTGTTGCACAACCTTTAGTATCAAGAAGCATGTCACCCTGCATTGAGACCAGAGGACAAGCCAAGAGA AGCGCTGCCTGAATGGATCCCTAGCTGTGAGGTTCCTCGGCGCCAGACAGcactgctggagctgcagcattCCTTCTCTAacacagcagcacaaaaatcttttcatgaTTCCGTAAGACGAGAGACAAAAGACCTCAGAGATAACATTACTGAGGGAAAGAGACACAAATTCTGTGGTTgacatgctttttatttctttaactga